A genomic region of Candidatus Zixiibacteriota bacterium contains the following coding sequences:
- a CDS encoding DUF393 domain-containing protein gives MSTNYLIYDDACPACLIGINKLKKLDTFGLISLIPLSNPRIPLGIPLPSSDKLREAICLITSDNTTYFGADALSRVALLLPKSRFVGRLLLLPGIKHLARPIYRIVAKHRLKLSKLLG, from the coding sequence ATGTCGACCAACTATCTTATCTATGATGATGCCTGTCCGGCCTGTTTGATCGGTATTAATAAACTCAAAAAACTTGATACTTTTGGACTCATTTCTCTGATTCCGCTCTCAAATCCAAGGATTCCTTTGGGCATACCTCTTCCTTCATCAGACAAACTCAGAGAAGCCATCTGTCTCATTACCTCAGACAATACCACCTATTTTGGCGCTGATGCTTTGTCACGAGTTGCTCTGCTTCTTCCCAAATCCCGTTTTGTCGGCAGACTGTTGCTTTTGCCGGGAATAAAACATTTGGCGCGTCCGATCTATCGGATTGTCGCGAAGCATAGGCTAAAGCTTTCGAAACTGTTGGGCTGA
- a CDS encoding sigma-70 family RNA polymerase sigma factor — MIEQVSLTRDKRKSFETEALPHMDALKRTALRMARNANDADDLVQETYVKAYRFWDKFEPGSNCRAWLFKIMTNIFINDYRSKARTPASVSVDDVDDNFIYGQLALATPDANPESEFFAKVFDDDVKKAIEELPEDFRTVVVLSFLEGFSYQEIAEIANLQLGTVKSRLHRGRKLLQKQLFEYAVKNGYIKNSGN, encoded by the coding sequence GTGATCGAACAAGTTAGCCTCACCCGCGATAAGAGAAAGAGCTTTGAAACAGAAGCTTTGCCGCATATGGATGCTCTTAAGCGTACCGCGCTTCGGATGGCGAGAAATGCAAACGACGCCGATGATTTGGTACAAGAGACGTATGTAAAGGCCTATCGCTTCTGGGACAAGTTTGAGCCTGGGTCGAATTGTCGGGCATGGTTATTCAAAATCATGACCAACATTTTTATCAACGACTATCGCTCGAAAGCACGGACGCCGGCTTCGGTATCTGTTGACGATGTCGATGATAATTTCATCTATGGTCAACTTGCGCTGGCGACCCCGGATGCGAATCCGGAGAGCGAATTTTTCGCCAAGGTGTTTGACGATGACGTCAAGAAGGCAATCGAAGAATTGCCTGAGGATTTTCGCACGGTAGTAGTGCTCTCGTTTCTTGAGGGTTTCTCCTACCAGGAAATCGCCGAGATTGCAAATTTGCAACTTGGTACCGTCAAATCGAGACTGCACCGAGGGAGAAAATTGTTACAGAAGCAGTTGTTCGAGTACGCAGTGAAGAACGGATATATCAAGAATTCAGGAAACTGA